In Morococcus cerebrosus, a single genomic region encodes these proteins:
- a CDS encoding DUF488 domain-containing protein, whose translation MFTVQRIYRYLPADGQTAVFIDRLYPRGVTKKKFASVLWLKDITPSAALRRWYHENPEQNFDGFVTRYHEELQGGVQQRAVSRLLELEKQNGRVWLLTAVKNPQRSHVSALAQFLGAAFEYRE comes from the coding sequence ATGTTTACCGTACAACGCATTTATCGTTACCTCCCCGCAGACGGACAAACCGCCGTCTTTATCGACCGCCTTTATCCGCGCGGGGTGACGAAGAAAAAGTTTGCCTCCGTCCTCTGGCTCAAAGACATTACGCCGAGTGCCGCCCTGCGCCGTTGGTATCATGAAAACCCGGAGCAGAATTTCGACGGCTTCGTTACGCGCTATCACGAAGAATTGCAGGGCGGGGTGCAACAGCGCGCCGTGTCCCGCCTGCTTGAGTTGGAGAAGCAAAACGGCAGGGTATGGCTGCTGACCGCCGTCAAGAATCCGCAGCGTTCCCATGTTTCGGCGTTGGCCCAGTTTTTAGGTGCGGCGTTTGAGTATCGGGAATAG
- a CDS encoding helix-turn-helix domain-containing protein has translation MKSFEKIDNIRDIRKKLGLNQMDFWSRIGVTQSGGSRYESGRNMPEPVRELLRLVHIERVDLAKVNRDDLAIASLLKNRDPELYASLKKEAKSDKGK, from the coding sequence ATGAAGTCGTTTGAGAAAATTGACAACATCCGCGATATCCGCAAAAAACTCGGTTTGAACCAAATGGACTTTTGGAGCCGTATCGGCGTAACCCAATCCGGTGGTTCACGTTACGAATCCGGCCGCAATATGCCCGAACCTGTACGCGAGCTGCTGCGCTTGGTGCACATCGAACGCGTTGACTTGGCAAAAGTAAACCGCGACGATTTGGCGATTGCCTCCCTGCTGAAAAACCGCGACCCTGAGTTGTACGCTTCCCTGAAAAAAGAAGCCAAATCCGACAAAGGCAAATAA
- the zupT gene encoding zinc transporter ZupT encodes MLDIALPNLITAFGIALAAGLFTVLGSGLVMFSKTPNPRVLSFGLAFAGGAMVYVSLTEIFNKSSEAFGQVYDKDKAFAAATLAFLAGMGAIALIDRLVPNPHETLDPHDPAFQENKRRHIARVGMMAAFAITAHNFPEGLATFFATLENPAVGMPLALAIAIHNIPEGISIAAPVYFATRNRKKTVLACLASGLAEPLGAVLGYTMLKPFLSPFVFGAVFGVIAGVMVFLALDELLPAAKRYSDGHETVYGLTSGMAVIALSLVLFHF; translated from the coding sequence ATGCTTGATATTGCCTTGCCCAACCTTATCACCGCCTTCGGCATCGCCCTTGCCGCCGGATTGTTTACCGTATTGGGCAGCGGGCTGGTGATGTTTTCTAAAACGCCCAACCCGCGCGTATTGTCGTTCGGATTGGCGTTCGCGGGCGGGGCGATGGTGTATGTGTCGCTGACGGAGATTTTCAACAAATCCAGCGAAGCCTTCGGGCAGGTTTACGATAAAGACAAAGCCTTCGCCGCCGCGACGCTGGCTTTTCTGGCAGGCATGGGGGCGATTGCGCTAATTGACCGCCTTGTGCCGAACCCGCATGAAACGCTCGACCCGCACGACCCCGCCTTTCAGGAAAACAAACGCCGCCACATCGCCCGCGTCGGCATGATGGCGGCGTTTGCGATTACCGCGCACAATTTTCCCGAAGGTTTGGCAACGTTTTTCGCCACGCTGGAAAATCCCGCCGTCGGGATGCCGCTGGCGCTCGCGATTGCGATACACAATATTCCCGAAGGCATTTCCATTGCCGCGCCCGTTTATTTCGCCACCCGCAACCGCAAAAAAACCGTCCTCGCCTGTCTCGCTTCAGGACTGGCCGAACCCTTGGGCGCGGTTTTGGGCTACACCATGCTCAAGCCGTTTTTATCGCCTTTCGTGTTCGGCGCGGTGTTCGGCGTAATTGCGGGTGTGATGGTGTTCCTTGCGTTGGACGAATTGCTGCCCGCTGCCAAGCGTTATTCCGACGGGCACGAAACCGTTTACGGCTTGACGTCCGGCATGGCAGTGATTGCCTTGAGTTTGGTGTTGTTCCATTTTTGA
- a CDS encoding BON domain-containing protein, which produces MNIKRHTAPVLTALLLSLTLSGCVGVLLGGAAVGTKSAVDRRTTGAQTDDNVMAVRVETTARSYLRQNNQAQGYTPKLNVVGYNRHLLLLGQVATEGEKQFVEQIARAEQAAEGVYNYITVASQERTFGDVTNDTWGTSKVRTALLGLKPATQARVKIVTYGNVTYVMGVLTPEEQEQVTRRVSTTVGVQKVVTLYQNYTQPE; this is translated from the coding sequence ATGAACATCAAACGCCATACCGCACCCGTTCTGACCGCCCTCCTCCTCAGCCTGACACTCAGCGGCTGTGTCGGCGTACTCCTCGGCGGCGCGGCAGTCGGCACCAAATCCGCCGTCGACCGCCGCACCACAGGCGCGCAAACCGACGACAACGTAATGGCGGTACGCGTCGAAACCACCGCCCGCTCCTACCTGCGCCAAAACAACCAAGCGCAGGGTTACACCCCCAAACTCAACGTCGTCGGCTACAACCGCCACCTGCTGCTGCTCGGACAAGTTGCCACTGAAGGCGAAAAACAATTCGTCGAACAAATCGCCCGCGCCGAGCAAGCCGCCGAAGGCGTGTACAACTACATCACCGTTGCCTCCCAAGAACGCACATTCGGCGACGTAACCAACGACACATGGGGTACATCCAAAGTCCGCACCGCCCTTTTAGGCCTCAAACCCGCCACACAGGCTCGTGTCAAAATCGTAACTTACGGCAACGTTACTTACGTCATGGGCGTACTGACACCTGAAGAGCAAGAGCAGGTAACCCGCCGCGTCAGCACCACCGTCGGCGTACAAAAAGTCGTTACCCTGTATCAAAACTACACCCAACCCGAATAA
- a CDS encoding phosphoheptose isomerase encodes MTTLQERVAAHFAESILAKQEAEKVLVEPTAQAAELMLQCLMNDGKILACGNGGSAADAQHFAAEMTGRFEKERMELAAVALTTDTSALTAIGNDYGFDHVFSKQVRALGRAGDVLVGISTSGNSANVIEAIKAAHERDMHVIAMTGRDGGKIAAMLKDTDVLLNVPYPRTARIQENHILLIHAMCDCIDSMLLEGM; translated from the coding sequence ATGACGACATTACAAGAGCGCGTTGCCGCCCATTTCGCCGAAAGCATCCTTGCCAAACAGGAAGCCGAAAAAGTATTGGTCGAGCCGACTGCTCAAGCAGCGGAATTGATGCTGCAATGCCTGATGAACGACGGCAAAATTTTAGCCTGCGGCAACGGCGGTTCGGCTGCCGACGCGCAGCACTTCGCCGCCGAAATGACCGGACGCTTTGAAAAAGAGCGCATGGAACTTGCCGCCGTCGCGCTGACGACGGACACTTCCGCGCTGACCGCCATCGGCAACGACTACGGCTTTGATCATGTATTCAGCAAACAAGTGCGCGCGCTCGGACGTGCCGGCGACGTTTTGGTCGGCATTTCCACCTCCGGCAACTCCGCCAACGTTATCGAAGCCATCAAAGCGGCACACGAACGCGATATGCACGTCATCGCCATGACCGGCCGCGACGGCGGCAAAATCGCCGCCATGCTCAAAGACACCGACGTACTGCTCAACGTCCCCTACCCGCGCACCGCCCGCATTCAGGAAAACCATATCCTGCTGATACACGCCATGTGCGACTGCATCGACTCCATGTTGCTTGAAGGAATGTAA
- a CDS encoding exodeoxyribonuclease III, which translates to MLKIISANVNGIRSAYKKGFYEYIAASGADIVCVQELKAQEADLSDEMKNPHGMHGHWHCAEKRGYSGVAVYSKRAPDNVQIGMGIEEFDREGRFVRCDFSKLSVISLYLPSGTSAPERQELKYRFLDAFYPMLEAMKAEGRDIVVCGDWNIAHQNIDLKNWKGNQKNSGFLPEEREWIGKVIHTLGWTDMWRTLYPDDPGYTWWSNRGQAYAKDVGWRIDYQMVTPELAAKAVSAHVYKDEKFSDHAPLVVEYDYAAQ; encoded by the coding sequence ATGCTGAAAATCATCTCCGCCAACGTCAACGGCATCCGCTCCGCCTACAAAAAAGGATTTTACGAATACATCGCCGCATCGGGCGCGGACATTGTCTGCGTGCAGGAACTCAAAGCGCAGGAAGCCGATTTGTCCGACGAAATGAAAAATCCGCACGGGATGCACGGCCATTGGCATTGCGCCGAAAAACGCGGTTACAGCGGCGTGGCGGTGTACAGCAAACGCGCGCCTGACAATGTGCAAATCGGTATGGGCATTGAAGAATTCGACAGGGAAGGGCGGTTTGTGCGCTGCGATTTCAGCAAGCTGTCGGTGATTTCGCTTTATCTGCCCAGCGGCACCAGCGCGCCGGAGCGGCAAGAATTGAAATACCGTTTTTTAGACGCGTTCTATCCCATGCTTGAAGCCATGAAGGCGGAGGGGCGCGACATCGTCGTCTGCGGCGACTGGAACATCGCCCACCAAAACATCGACCTGAAAAACTGGAAAGGCAATCAGAAAAACTCAGGCTTCCTGCCGGAAGAACGCGAATGGATAGGCAAAGTCATCCATACGCTCGGCTGGACGGATATGTGGCGCACGCTCTATCCCGACGATCCGGGCTACACTTGGTGGAGCAACCGCGGGCAGGCGTATGCGAAAGATGTCGGGTGGCGCATCGACTATCAGATGGTTACGCCCGAACTCGCCGCCAAAGCGGTGTCCGCACATGTTTATAAAGACGAGAAATTTTCCGACCATGCACCTTTGGTCGTGGAGTACGACTATGCTGCCCAATAA
- the rsmI gene encoding 16S rRNA (cytidine(1402)-2'-O)-methyltransferase gives MFQKHLQKAADSIEKRTLYVVATPIGNLADITLRALAVLQKADIICAEDTRVTAQLLSAYGIQGKLVSVREHNEQQMADKIINHLSDDLTVAQVSDAGTPAVCDPGAKLARRVREAGFKVVPVVGASAVMGALSVAGVIEPNFYFNGFLPPKSGERQKLLAKWAQADFPVVMFETPHRIEATLADMAALFPERSLTLAREITKTFETFLSGTVTEIQTTLKNDGNQARGEMVLILHPAPREKHDTLPDAAQNVMKILAAELPTKQAAELAAKITGEGKKALYDLALEWKRVSDDV, from the coding sequence ATGTTTCAAAAACACCTTCAAAAAGCCGCCGACAGTATTGAAAAACGGACATTATACGTTGTCGCCACGCCCATCGGCAATTTGGCGGATATCACCCTGCGCGCACTCGCCGTCCTGCAAAAAGCCGACATTATCTGCGCCGAAGATACGCGCGTTACCGCACAGCTTCTGAGCGCATACGGCATACAGGGCAAACTCGTCAGCGTGCGCGAGCATAACGAACAGCAAATGGCGGACAAAATCATCAACCATCTTTCAGACGACCTCACTGTCGCACAAGTTTCCGACGCAGGTACGCCCGCCGTCTGCGATCCGGGTGCGAAACTTGCCCGCCGCGTGCGCGAGGCAGGGTTCAAGGTCGTCCCCGTTGTCGGCGCGAGCGCGGTCATGGGTGCATTGAGCGTCGCAGGCGTTATCGAACCCAATTTCTACTTCAACGGCTTTCTGCCGCCAAAATCCGGCGAACGGCAGAAGCTGCTTGCTAAATGGGCGCAGGCTGATTTCCCCGTTGTGATGTTTGAAACCCCGCACCGCATCGAAGCCACCCTTGCCGACATGGCGGCTCTCTTCCCCGAACGCAGCCTGACCCTGGCCCGAGAAATCACCAAAACCTTCGAAACCTTCCTCAGCGGCACGGTTACTGAAATTCAGACGACCCTGAAAAACGACGGCAATCAGGCGCGCGGCGAAATGGTTCTCATCCTCCATCCTGCGCCCCGTGAAAAACACGATACCTTGCCCGATGCCGCCCAAAACGTTATGAAAATCCTCGCTGCCGAACTGCCTACCAAACAGGCCGCCGAACTTGCCGCCAAAATTACCGGCGAAGGCAAAAAAGCCTTGTATGATTTGGCGTTGGAGTGGAAACGGGTTTCAGACGACGTTTGA
- a CDS encoding alpha/beta hydrolase gives MRTFELEDLTLFLIRDADEAEMWIDRWAVSYPVVQTAAASASQSVAQWQANIKTAFEGISGEHIAVVAHGAGVSAFLAWLYQTDILTQKKIVNIILVSPRPEAFPDDEIHTLRRVRCPCRTALVIAEQNGTPRNWAEERANLWNARLLLSPHSGTLNGALGGWQWGMKLIQEMLLS, from the coding sequence ATGCGAACTTTCGAACTCGAAGACCTGACGCTTTTCTTGATACGCGACGCGGACGAAGCGGAAATGTGGATAGACCGCTGGGCGGTCAGCTATCCCGTCGTCCAAACCGCTGCCGCTTCCGCCAGCCAAAGCGTCGCCCAATGGCAGGCAAATATTAAAACAGCGTTTGAAGGCATCAGCGGCGAACACATCGCCGTCGTCGCCCACGGCGCAGGCGTATCCGCCTTTTTGGCTTGGCTCTACCAAACCGACATCCTGACGCAGAAAAAAATCGTCAACATCATCCTCGTCTCGCCGCGCCCCGAAGCATTCCCCGACGATGAAATACACACCCTCCGGCGCGTCCGTTGCCCCTGCCGCACCGCGCTTGTCATCGCCGAACAAAACGGCACGCCGCGCAACTGGGCGGAAGAGCGGGCAAACCTGTGGAACGCCCGCCTCCTCCTGTCGCCGCACTCCGGCACGCTCAACGGCGCACTCGGCGGCTGGCAATGGGGCATGAAGCTGATACAGGAAATGCTCTTGAGTTGA
- a CDS encoding YraN family protein: MRLNHKQGVAGEDAALAFLLSQGCKLVARNWHCAYGEIDLIVKNGNMILFVEVKYRKNQGFGGAAYSISPSKLLKLQRSAEYYLQQNGMTDSACRIDAVLIEGNRPPEWIKNITG; encoded by the coding sequence ATGCGTCTGAACCACAAACAAGGGGTGGCGGGCGAAGATGCCGCGCTGGCGTTTCTTCTTTCGCAAGGCTGCAAACTCGTGGCGCGCAACTGGCACTGCGCTTACGGCGAAATCGATTTGATTGTCAAAAACGGTAACATGATTCTGTTTGTTGAAGTAAAATACCGCAAAAATCAGGGTTTCGGCGGTGCCGCATACAGTATTTCGCCGTCTAAGTTATTGAAACTGCAACGGTCTGCGGAGTATTATCTGCAACAAAACGGCATGACGGATAGCGCGTGCCGCATCGATGCGGTGCTGATAGAAGGAAACCGCCCGCCCGAATGGATAAAGAATATTACAGGTTGA
- a CDS encoding valine--tRNA ligase produces the protein MLDKYNPAEIESKHYQNWETQGYFQPDMDLTKPSFSIQLPPPNVTGTLHMGHAFNQTIMDGLTRYYRMKGCNTAWIPGTDHAGIATQIVVERQLAAQNVSRHDLGREKFLEKVWEWKEVSGGTITQQMRRVGCSADWTREYFTMDDVRAETVTEVFVRLYEQGLIYRGKRLVNWDPVLGTAVSDLEVESVEEQGSMWHIRYPLADNPAEAVIVATTRPETLLGDVAVAVNPEDERYTHLIGKELILPLTGRTIPVIADEYVEKDFGTGCVKITPAHDFNDYEVGKRHDTRLVNVFDLEAKVLANAEVFNFKGEAQQGFALPEKYASLDRFAARKQMVADLQEQGFLVEIKAHTLMTPKGDRTGSVIEPMLTSQWFVAMSATPNGGEPDSEFKGLSLADKAKKAVDSGAVCFIPENWVNTYNQWMNNIQDWCISRQLWWGHQIPAWYDNEGNVYVARNQEEAEKQAGKTGLTREEDVLDTWFSSALVPFSTLGWPSETDELKAFLPSNVLVTGYEIIFFWVARMIMMTTHFTGKVPFKDVYIHGIVRDHEGKKMSKSEGNVIDPVDLIDGIDLDKLLVKRTTGLRKPETAPKVEEATKKLFPEGIPSMGADALRFTMASYASLGRSVNFDFKRAEGYRNFCNKIWNATNFVLMNTENQDCGYGATATEPRGYSFPDMWIIGRLNQTIEQVTQAYETYRFDLAAETLYSFVWNDYCDWYLELAKVQLQTGCASRQRATRHTLLRVLEAALRLLHPIIPFITEELWQTVAPMCDAKTADSIMLARFPEADREQIVQTTFEQMTVLQDLIGAVRNLRGEMGIQPNVKAPLFVESTDDLADYLKYLPMMTRLTEAQQVAALPESEDAPVAVCNGARLMLKVEIDKAAETARLSKEAEKLQKALDKLNAKLSKPGYTEKAPAHLVEKDKADLAELEDKMAKVQNQLAKLKD, from the coding sequence ATGTTAGACAAATACAATCCCGCCGAAATCGAATCCAAACACTATCAAAACTGGGAAACCCAAGGTTATTTCCAGCCCGATATGGATTTGACCAAACCGTCTTTTTCCATCCAGCTGCCGCCGCCCAACGTAACCGGCACGCTGCACATGGGCCATGCCTTCAACCAAACCATTATGGACGGTTTGACCCGCTACTACCGCATGAAAGGCTGCAACACCGCCTGGATTCCGGGCACCGACCACGCGGGCATCGCCACGCAAATCGTGGTTGAGCGCCAGCTTGCCGCGCAAAACGTGTCCCGTCATGACTTGGGTCGTGAAAAATTCTTGGAAAAAGTGTGGGAATGGAAAGAAGTTTCCGGCGGCACGATTACCCAACAAATGCGCCGCGTGGGCTGCTCTGCCGACTGGACGCGCGAGTATTTCACGATGGACGACGTGCGCGCCGAAACCGTGACCGAAGTGTTCGTACGCCTGTATGAACAGGGCTTGATTTATCGCGGCAAACGCTTGGTAAACTGGGATCCGGTTTTGGGTACGGCGGTATCGGATTTGGAAGTGGAAAGCGTGGAAGAACAAGGCTCTATGTGGCACATCCGCTATCCGCTGGCGGACAATCCCGCCGAAGCCGTTATCGTGGCGACCACCCGTCCCGAAACGCTGCTGGGCGACGTTGCCGTTGCCGTCAATCCTGAAGACGAACGTTATACCCATTTGATCGGCAAAGAATTGATCCTGCCGCTGACCGGCCGCACCATCCCCGTGATTGCCGACGAATACGTTGAAAAAGACTTCGGCACCGGCTGCGTGAAAATCACGCCTGCGCACGACTTCAACGACTACGAAGTCGGCAAACGCCACGACACGCGCTTGGTTAATGTGTTCGATTTAGAAGCCAAAGTGCTGGCAAACGCCGAAGTGTTCAACTTCAAAGGCGAAGCGCAACAAGGCTTTGCCCTGCCTGAAAAATACGCAAGCTTAGACCGCTTTGCCGCGCGCAAACAAATGGTTGCCGATTTGCAGGAACAAGGCTTCTTGGTCGAAATCAAAGCGCACACGCTGATGACGCCGAAAGGCGACCGCACCGGCTCAGTGATTGAGCCGATGCTGACCAGCCAATGGTTTGTCGCCATGTCCGCCACCCCAAACGGAGGCGAGCCTGACAGCGAGTTCAAAGGTTTGAGCCTGGCCGACAAAGCCAAAAAAGCCGTTGATAGCGGCGCGGTATGTTTTATCCCTGAAAACTGGGTCAATACCTACAACCAATGGATGAACAACATCCAAGACTGGTGTATTTCGCGCCAACTGTGGTGGGGCCATCAAATCCCTGCGTGGTATGACAACGAAGGCAATGTGTACGTCGCCCGCAATCAGGAAGAAGCCGAAAAACAAGCCGGCAAAACAGGCTTGACCCGCGAAGAAGACGTATTGGATACATGGTTCTCCTCCGCGCTCGTGCCGTTCTCCACGCTCGGCTGGCCGTCTGAAACCGACGAACTCAAAGCCTTCCTGCCGTCCAACGTCTTGGTTACCGGCTACGAAATCATCTTCTTCTGGGTGGCGCGCATGATTATGATGACCACCCACTTCACCGGCAAAGTACCGTTTAAAGACGTGTACATCCACGGCATCGTGCGCGACCACGAAGGCAAAAAAATGTCCAAATCCGAAGGCAACGTCATCGACCCTGTCGATTTGATTGACGGCATCGACTTGGACAAGCTGCTGGTAAAACGTACGACCGGCCTGCGCAAACCCGAAACCGCGCCGAAAGTGGAAGAAGCCACGAAAAAACTCTTCCCCGAAGGCATCCCCAGCATGGGCGCGGACGCATTGCGCTTCACCATGGCGAGCTACGCCAGCTTGGGGCGCAGCGTCAACTTCGACTTCAAACGCGCCGAAGGCTACCGCAACTTCTGCAACAAAATCTGGAACGCTACCAACTTTGTCTTGATGAACACCGAAAACCAAGACTGCGGTTACGGCGCAACCGCCACCGAACCGCGCGGCTACTCCTTCCCCGATATGTGGATCATAGGTCGTCTGAATCAGACCATCGAACAGGTTACGCAAGCCTATGAAACCTACCGCTTTGATTTGGCTGCGGAAACCCTGTACAGCTTCGTGTGGAACGACTATTGCGACTGGTATCTGGAACTCGCCAAAGTACAGCTCCAAACCGGCTGCGCCAGCCGCCAACGCGCCACACGCCATACCTTATTGCGCGTACTCGAAGCCGCCCTGCGCCTGCTGCATCCGATTATCCCGTTCATCACCGAAGAACTCTGGCAAACCGTCGCCCCCATGTGCGACGCGAAAACCGCCGACAGCATCATGCTCGCCCGTTTCCCCGAAGCCGACCGCGAACAAATTGTTCAGACGACCTTCGAGCAAATGACCGTGTTGCAGGATTTGATCGGCGCCGTCCGCAACCTACGCGGCGAAATGGGCATCCAGCCCAACGTAAAAGCCCCGCTGTTTGTCGAAAGCACGGACGACCTGGCGGACTACCTCAAATACCTGCCGATGATGACCCGACTGACCGAAGCACAGCAAGTCGCCGCCCTGCCCGAAAGCGAAGACGCCCCCGTCGCCGTCTGCAACGGCGCGCGCCTGATGCTGAAAGTCGAAATCGACAAAGCCGCCGAAACCGCCCGCTTGAGCAAAGAAGCCGAGAAGCTGCAAAAAGCCTTGGACAAACTCAACGCCAAACTCTCCAAACCCGGCTACACCGAAAAAGCCCCCGCGCATCTGGTGGAAAAAGACAAAGCCGATTTGGCGGAGTTGGAAGACAAAATGGCGAAAGTTCAAAATCAGTTGGCGAAGTTGAAAGACTGA